GGTGCCGCAGGGAAACCCGGCGGCGCACGATCGTGCGGTCTCGTTACGATCAACACGACTCGCTTGACCCCCGACCGGCCGAACCAGGAGAGACCCCGTGTCCCAGCTCACCGTCACCGTGATCCGCCCCGACGAGCGGACCGAGCAGACGGTGGAGACGGGCACCAAGGCCTGGCAGCTGTTCGCCGACGAGCCCGAGGTCATTGCCGCGCGGGTCTCGACACGCTCGACCGACGATGAACCTGCCCTCCGCGACCTCAGCCACGAGCTGAGCGAGGGCGACCTGGTCGAGCCGGTCGCCATCGACTCCGCCGACGGCCGCGACATCCTGCGCCACTCCTGCGCGCACGTGCTGGCCCAGGCCGTGCAGGACCTCTTCCCCGAGGCCAAGCTCGGCATCGGTCCGCCGATCACCGATGGCTTCTACTACGACTTCGACGTCGAGACCCCGTTCACCCCGGCGGACCTCGAGAAGCTCGAGTCGCGGATGCGCAAGATCATCAAGGAGAACCAGCGCTTCTCCCGGCGCGTGGTCGGTGACGACGAGGCGCGCGTCGAGCTCGCCGAGGAGCCCTACAAGCTCGAGCTGATCGGTCTCAAGGGCGGGGCCTCGACCAGCTCGACCACCCAAGATTTTGAAGGTGCCAACGTCGAGGTCGGCGCGGGCGAGCTGACGATCTACGACAACCTCGACCGCAAGGGCGAGGTCGCGTGGAAGGACCTGTGCCGCGGCCCGCACCTGCCGACGACCAGGCGGATTCCGGCGTTCAAGCTGATGCGGTCTGCTGCGGCGTACTGGCGCGGCGACGAGAAGAACAAGCAGCTGCAGCGCGTCTACGGCACCGCCTGGGAGTCCAAGGAGGCGCTGGACGACTACCTGCACCGGATCGAGGAGGCCGAACGGCGCGACCACCGCAAGCTCGGGCGCGACCTCGACCTGTTCAGCTTCCCCGACGAGATCGGCTCCGGCCTGCCGGTCTTCCACCCCAAGGGCGGCGTGATCAAGCGGGCGATGGAGGACTACGTCCGCGAGCGTCACATCCAGGAGGGCTTCGAGTACGTCGGCACCCCCCACATCGCCAAGGAGGGGCTCTTCCACACCTCCGGGCACCTGCCCTACTACGGCGAGGGGATGTATCCGGCGCTGGACGTCGACGGCATGGAGTACCGCCTCAAGGCGATGAACTGCCCCATGCACAACCTCATCTACCGCTCGCGCCAGCGCTCCTACCGGGAGCTGCCGCTGCGGCTGTTCGAGTTCGGCCACGTCTACCGGCACGAGAAGTCCGGCGTGATCCACGGCCTTACCCGCGTGCGCGGCTTCGCGCAGGACGACTCGCACTCCTACTGCACCCCCGAGCAGGCGCCCGACGAGGTCGCCCACCTGCTCAACTTCATGCTGAGCCTGCTGCGCGACTTCGGCATCGACGACTTCTACCTCGAGCTGTCGACCCGCGACGCGTCGAAGGACAAGTTCATCGGCTCCGACGAGGACTGGGCTGTGGCGACCCAGGTGCTCGAGGACGTCGCCCGCGCGACCGGCCTGGAGCTCGTGCCCGACCCGGGTGGGGCGGCGTACTACGGACCCAAGATCTCGGTGCAGGCACGCGACGCGATCGGGCGGACGTGGCAGATGGGCACCGTGCAGTACGACTTCAACCAGCCCTCGGCCGACCGGTTCAACCTCGAGTACGTCGCCGCGGACGGCACGCGCCAGCAGCCGGTGATGATCCACTCCGCGAAGTTCGGCTCGATCGAGCGGTTCATGGGGGTCCTGGTCGAGCACTACGCCGGGGCGTTCCCGCCCTGGCTGGCGCCGGTCCAGGTGCAGGGCATCCCGATCGCCGAGCGGCACAACGACTACCTGCTCGACCTCGCCCGCCGGATGAAGGCCGAGGGGCTGCGCGCCGACGTCGACCTGTCCGACGACCGGATGCAGAAGAAGATCCGCAACGCGCAACTGCAGAAGGTGCCGTTCATGCTGATCGCGGGCGATGACGACGTGGAGGCCGGCGCGGTCTCCTTCCGCTACCGCGACGGGCGCCAGGACAACGGCGTACCCGTGGACGAGGCGATCCGCCGCGTGGCCGAGGCCGTGGCGTCGCGCAGCCAGGTCTGAGGCGACGATGCGCGGCGAGCGGCAGGGGCAGTCCCAGACCGGTGTGGGGGAGCCCGACGGTCTGGACCGGCTGTGGACCCCGCACCGGATGGCCTACGTCCGCGGGGACCTGGCGGCCGACCCCGGCAGCAGCCCGGAGCCGACGGAGGAGCCGGGCTGCCCGTTCTGCCGGATCGCGGCAGCCACCGACCCGGACGGCGACCTCGTGGTGGCCCGGGGGAGCAGCGCGTTCGTGGTGCTCAACCTCTACCCCTACAACCCGGGGCACCTGATGGTGCTGCCCTACCGCCACGTCGCGGACTACACCGAGCTCGACGAGGACGAGACCCGCGAGGTCGCGGAGCTCACCAAGCAGGCGATCCGCACGATCCGCTCGGTGTCCAACCCGCACGCGTTCAACGTCGGCATCAACCTCGGCGCGGCTGCGGGCGGCTCGCTCGCCGCACACCTGCACCAGCACGTCGTGCCGCGCTGGTCGGGTGACGCCAACTTCATGACCGTCACCGGCAACACCAAGACGCTCCCGCAGCTGCTCTCCGACACCCAGGAGCTGCTCAGGAGTGCGTGGTCGCGCCCCTGAGCCGATGCGGGTGCTCGGCGGCTCGCTGCTGGAACGACAAGATCGCGGGGTTCACCACGACCCCGTCACGGATCTCGATGGCACGTGCGACAGTCTGGTCGCCCGCCCACGCCTGCGGTCCGCCGAGGACGGTGCGCAGGAACGGCATGAGCGCCTCGCTGAGCTCCCAGGTCGCCGACGCCCAGAGGTACGACGGCGTGTGGTCGACGGCGTAGTAGCCGATTCCGTCACCGACGGTGAACATCGGCTCGTCGAAGGACGTGGGTCGTGCCCAGCTGAAGCCCATCCCTTCGTCGCACGAGACGTCGATAACGAGGCTGCCGCGGCGGAACGCCGGTAGGTCGGACTCGTCCAGGTAGGTCAACGGTTGGTCGGTGTCCTGCAGGGTGCAGTTCACGACGACGTCGGCCGCTGCCAGCACCTGAGCGACCGGCGCGGGACCGGCGGCGGTGGACACGATCGTGCCGAAGGGTGCGTCGGGCTCGTGCGCGAAGTGCTTGATGCGCACGGAGTGGATCGGTGAGCCGACCGCACCGACCTGGCGGGTGGTGAGGACCTGGACGTCGTGAACGCCGTGCGCGTTCAACGCGGTGATGGCGCCGCGCGCAGTGGCGCCGAAACCGATGACCACCGCGCTCAGCGGGCGTCCGTAGGTGCCGGTCGTGCCGGTCAGCGCGAGCGCGTGGAGCACCGAGCAGTAGCCGGCGAGCTCGTTGTTCTTGTGGAACACGTGCAATCCAAAGCCGCCGCGTGCGTCCCAGTGGTTCATCGCCTCGAAGGCGATCAGCGTCAGACGTCGGTCGATGGCGATCTGCGTGGCGATCGGATCCTGCACGCAGTGCGGCCAGCCCCACAGCACCTGACCGGGCCGCAGGGCCTCGAAGTCCTCGTGCTGCGGCTTGGGCAGGAGCACAACGTCCGCGGCCTCGAGGAGTGCCGGTCGGGGCAGGACGCCGCCGACCAGCGGCGCGAGCTCGTGGTCCGGGATGCCGAACGGCTCGCCGTACCCCTCCTCGAGCAGCATGGCGGCGCGCAGGTCGGCGTCGATGCGCCCCAGGTGGGCGGGGTGCAGCGGCAGCCGGCGCTCGTTCTCCATGGACGAACCTCCCACGACGGCGAGTCGCAGCAGGTTCGTGCCTATCAACGTTTGCGTTTCGACGGCTCAGGCGTGATGGCGGAGTCGGCGGCGCCCTGGGCGCGCTTGTCGGCCCGCTTCTCCTTGATCGACTTCGTCGCCTTCTTGGACATGGCCTGGCGGGGGGACTTGTCACTCATGGGGGCGCTCCTTGGTCGGGCGCCTGGATGGCTCCGTACTGCGACCGTACGCCACTTCACCCCGCCGTGCGGCCGGACGAGCTCGGGGGCACTAGCCTGCTGCCACCATGTTGGAACGTTTCCGCGGTTTCTGGACCAAGCTCCTCTCGCCGATCGCGCACCTGTTGATGAGGCTGGGCGTCAGCCCGGACATGGTGACGCTGGTCGGCACGATCGGCGTGAGCGCAGGAGCGTTGGTGTTCTTCCCGCGCGGCGACCTGCTCATCGGGGTCCTGGTCATCACGGCGTTCGTCTTCTCCGACCTCATCGACGGCTACATGGCCCGCGAGTCGGGGACGTCCTCGCGGTGGGGCGCCTTCCTCGACTCCACACTCGACCGGATCGGCGACGCCGCCATCTTCGGTGGGTTGGTGCTCTACTTCGCCGGACCTGGGGACTCGATGCCGCTGGCGTGCCTGGCGCTCTACTGCCTCGTGATGGGTTCGGTCACCTCCTACGCCCGAGCGCGCGCGGAGTCGCTCGGGATGCAGGCGAAGGGCGGCATCGCCGAGCGCGCCGACCGGCTCGTCGCCGTCCTGGTGCTCACCGGGCTCTCCGAGATCTTCGACCTGCCGATCCTCATCCCCATCGTCCTCGTCGCGCTGGCGGTCGCCAGCACGATCACGGTGATCCAGCGGATGCTCATCGTCCGGCGCCAGGCACTTGCCGACCCGTCGCTGCCGGCATGAGCCTCCCGAGGCGACCGTGAGCCTGCGCGAGGACCTCACCGCCTCGGCGTACGTCGCGGGGTGGCGGCTGGTGCGGCTGCTCCCGGAGCGCGCGGCGTACCGACTCTTCGCCACCATCGCCGACCGGGTGTACGCCGGGGATGGCCCGAGCGTGCAGCGGCTGCGCGCGAACCTCGGCCGGGTGGTGCCCGAGGCCGAGCTCGACGCGGTCACGCACGCCGCGGTGCGCTCCTACCTGCGCTACTGGTGCGAGTCGTTCCGCCTGCCGTCCTGGCCGATCGACGACCTGGTCGCGCGTACCCGCACCGTCCGCGAGGACATCGTCCGCGACGCGCTCGCCGCCGGCCGGGGAGCGGTCGTCGCGCTGCCCCACATGGGCAACTGGGACTGGGCCGGGGCCTGGGCGTGCTCGGAGGTGGCGCCGCTCATGACCGTGGCAGAGCGGCTGCGCCCGGCGCGGCTCTACGACGAGTTCGTCGCCTACCGGCGCAAGCTCGGCATGGAGGTGCTCGCGATGGGGGAGCCCGACGTCCTCGACCGGCTCGCCGCGTGGGTGGGTGACGGTGGGCTGGTGTGCCTGCTGGCCGATCGGGACCTGTCGCGCCAGGGTGTGCCGGTCACCTTGCTGGGTGAGGAGGCGCGCATGCCGGGCGGCCCGGCGCGGCTGGCGCTGCGCACGAGCGCACCGTTGATCCCGGTCACCCTGCACTACGCCGAGCGCACCATGACGGTGAGGTTCCATGAGCCCGTGCCGCACGACGACTCACCGGGCGGCGACAGGCGGATGATGCAGGACGTCGCGGACGCGTTCACGGCCGCGATCGGCGAGCACCCCGTCGACTGGCACATGATGCAGCGGGTCTTCGCCGCCGACCTCGACCCGGACCGCGACCCCCGGCACGACCCCGATCGAGACACCCACCACGGGCAGGGCTGAGCCGTGCGGATCGGGATCGTGTGCCCCTACTCCTTCGAGACCTTCGGCGGGGTCCAGATCCACGTGCTCGACCTGGCGGAGGCGCTGATGGCGCGCGGTCACGAGGTCGCCGTGCTCGCGCCGGCCGAGGACGACACCCCGCTGCCGGACTTCGTGACTTCCGCCGGGGGAGCGGTGCCCATCCCCTACAACGGCTCGGTGGGGCGACTGGCGTTCGGGCCGGTCGCGGTCGCGCGGGTGCGCCGGTGGTTGCGTGAGCAGGACCTCGACGTGCTGCACGTGCACGAGCCCGGCACGCCCAGCGTGTCCCTGCTCGCCGTCGCCAGCGCCGAGGTCCCGGTGGTCGCGACCTTCCACACCTCGCAGGTCCGCTCGCGGGCGATGTCGGCCGCGAGCGCGCTGCTGCGACCGTTCATGGAGAAGATCGACGCGCGCATCGCCGTCTCCGAGCACGCGCGCAGCACGCTCGTGCAGCATCAGGGTGGCGAGCCCGTGGTGATCCCCAACGGCGTCGACGTCGGCAGGTACGTCGCAGCGTGCGGTCGCGACGAGTGGCGCGGCGACCCGACGCTGGCGTTCGTCGGCCGGCTCGACGAGGAGCGCAAGGGGTTCGCCGTGCTGGCCCAGGCATGGCCCCGGATCTGCCGGGCCCATCCCGGTGCGCGACTGCTGGTGGTCGGCGCGGGCGACGTCGACCAGGCACGGGAGCTGTTGGGGGAGCACGCTGCGGCGGTCGAGTTCCTCGGCCGGGTCGACGACCCGGCCAAGGCCGACGCGCTGGCGACGGCCGATCTCTACGTCGCGCCCAACACGCGTGGGGAGAGCTTCGGCATCGTGCTCGTGGAGGCGATGGCAGCCGGCGCCTGCGTGCTGGCCAGCGACATCCCCGCCTTCCGCTCGGTCCTGCAGGACGGTGAGCTGGGGGCGCACTTCGCGAACCGCGACGCCCACGACCTCGCCGACCAGGCGATCGCGCTGCTCGGTGACCCCGACCGGCGGGCGGCACTGGTGGCCGCGTCCCAGGTCGCCGTACGCCGCTACGACTGGTCCACCGTCGCCGCCGAGATCCTCGAGGTCTACGAGACGGTGGTGCAGGGATGAGCCCGAGCATGTGGGCGGTCGTCGTCGCGCTGGTCGTGCTGGTGCTGCTCCTCGGGTGGTGGTTGAGCTGGACTGCGCGACGGCTCGACCGGCTGCACCACCGCCTCGACCTGGCCCACAGCTCGCTCGTCGGCCAGCTGCAGCTCCGAGCAGCGTTGGCCTTGGAGCTCGGGACCGCCGGCCTCCTCGACCCCGCGAGCTCCCTGCTCCTCATCGACGCGGCCGCGGCGGCACGCGGCGACCTCGAACGCCCCGACAGTGAGGCCCAGTCACACCTGTCGCAGACGCTGCGCCTGGTCCTGCCCGAGGACGAGGAGACCCGCGACGCCCTGCGCACGTTGTACGCCGACCCGCCCGCGCGCGAGCTGCTCGACCAGTTGGCGGCCGCGAGCCGCAAGGTCGAGCTGGCGCGTCGGTTCCACAACGACCAGGTGCGCGCCACCCGCGACCTGCGCAGCCGCCGTCGTACGCAGTGGTTCCGGCTCGCCGCGAAGGCACCTGAGCCCCGCCCGATCGACTTCGACGACCAGCCGCCGGCGGTCTTCTCGGTCGAGACCGCTGCCAGCCTCGGAACCGGTGGCCCTACTGTCGACCCCGTCACCCCCGACCCCCAGGCCAACGCCCCACACAGCCCCGACCCACCCAGCCCCGAGGACCCCGCATGAGCACCGACACCGCCCCCACCACCCCGACCACCGGCACCGAAGGCGTCAAGCGCGGCATGGCCGAGATGCTCAAGGGCGGCGTGATCATGGACGTGGTCACCGCGGAGCAGGCCAAGATCGCCGAGGACGCGGGTGCCGTCGCGGTGATGGCGCTCGAGCGGGTCCCGGCCGACATCCGTGCCCAGGGCGGCGTGAGCCGGATGAGCGACCCCGACATGATCGACTCGATCATCGAGGCCGTGTCGATCCCCGTGATGGCCAAGGCCCGCATCGGTCACTTCGCCGAGGCGCAGGTCCTGCAGAGCCTGGGCGTCGACTACATCGACGAGTCCGAGGTGCTGACCCCGGCCGACTACGCCAACCACATCGACAAGTGGGCCTTCACGGTGCCGTTCGTGTGTGGCGCGACCAACCTCGGCGAGGCGCTCCGCCGCATCACCGAGGGCGCGGCGATGATCCGCTCCAAGGGCGAGGCCGGCACCGGCGACGTCTCCAACGCCGTGACCCACATGCGCACCATCCGCGCCGAGATCCGCCGGTTGCAGGCGATGGAGCGCGACGAGCTGTTCGTCGCGGCGAAGGAGCTGCAGGCGCCGTACGCCCTGGTGCGTGAGGTGGCCGAGATCGGCAAGCTGCCGGTGGTGCTGTTCACCGCCGGCGGGATCGCGACGCCGGCCGACGCGGCGATGATGATGCAGTTGGGCGCGGAAGGGGTCTTCGTCGGCTCGGGGATCTTCAAGTCCGGCAACCCCGCGCAGCGTGCGGAGGCGATCGTGAAGGCGACCACCTTCTACGACGACCCCGACGTGGTCGCCAAGGTCTCGCGCGGGCTGGGCGAGGCGATGGTCGGCATCAACGTCGAGGAGCTGCCGCAGCCGCATCGGCTCTCCGAGCGCGGCTGGTAGCAGGAGATCCTGCAGCGCGATGTCACCTTCGTGCCGCCCGGCGGGCTGCGGCCTCAGCCGTCGATGATGATCGTCACCGTGACGCGGATCTGTTGAAGCACGACCGGTCCGACGTTGCCGATCCGTGCACGCACGCGGGCCGTGGCGATGGATCGGATGTGCTGGCACTGGGCGGCGGACACGGCCGCGAGCCCGTTGTGCTCATCGGGTTCGACGACGATCTCGGAGCCGCTGTCGCGGATCGTGCGCGTGAGGGGAACGACCTGGACGACGTTCGGTCCGCCGCGCAGAACCTGCTCGGCGGTGATGACGACCGCGGGCCGACGCAACCCTGCCTCGGACCCCGCTGGCGAACCGAGGTCGAGCGCGACCACGTCACCCGGCGTCAGCATCGAGCCAAGCGGTCTCGTCCTCGCGCAGCGCGACGGCCAGGTCGACCCCCATGGCCTCTTGCTGCAGCAACCGCACGGCACGCGAGACCGTGTCGGTGAGGGTTTCGCCGCGCTTGGCTGCCAGCTCGTTGAGTGAGTCGCGCGCGGCGCGGCTGACCCGGATCGTCGTGGTGTCGGCCATGCACCCACGGTACCCGCCTGTAGATCGCTCGGTCTACACGTGCGGGGGGTCGGTCTACGCTCACCCGACATGACACGTTGCGTGCGGCTGGTGAGCTGCTGAGGACCGCCCTCGGCGTCCTCGCCCTCCTGCTCCTGTTGGCCACGATCGTCGCGTGGGCGCGGTGGCTGCACCGGAGGTTGACCGTCCATGCCGGTGCACCCCGATGGGTCCGCATCGTCTCCCTGGTCGTCGTGGCCGGTGGGCTGGTGTTGTTCGGCGTCGCCAACGTCGCCTACCGGTTCCTCGACCCGGAGCCGTGGCGCCCGGTCATCGTCGTGGGCCTCACCTGGCTCGCGGTGGCGTGGTACCTCACCCTGGGCTGCGCTCTCGTCGCCGTACCTGCGCGGGTGCTGCGGCTGTCGGGACGGCTCGCGGCGCGCCGCCGGTGGCTGCGGGTCAGCACGGTCGCGGTGGTGGTCGCGACGGTCGCCGTGACGGCGTACGGCGCCGTGGTGGCCGCGCGTCCAGGGGTCGTGGCGTACGACGTCGAGATCGCCGGTCTGCCGGCGGGTTGGGACGGGACGCGCGTCGTGCTGGTCACCGATCTGCACGTGGGCGCCGTCCACGGACAGGGGTGGACCCGGCGGATGGCGGACCTCGTCGCGGCGCAGGACCCTGAGCTGGTGGTGCTGGCCGGTGATCTCGTCGACGGTTGGGAGGTCCACACCGGGCCGCTGCTCGCGCCGATCGCCGATCTCGACGCACCGCTGGGCGCCTTCGCGGTGTCGGGCAACCACGAGGTCGAGAGTGGTGACGGAGCGGCGTACCTCGATCGGTTCGAGGAAGTCGGGTTGACCGTGCTGCGCAATGACGCGGTGCGCATCGAGCGCGGGGGAGACAAGCTCGTCGTGGCCGGGGTGCACGACGCGACCGGGACCGGTGCACTGGCGCCCGACGCGGACGCGGCACTGGCGGGGGTCGAGGCCGAGGACTTCGTGATCTTCGTGGCGCACCAGCCGCTGCAGGTACCGGGTGGTGACCGGGTCGACCTCCAGCTCTCCGGCCACACCCACGGCGGTCAGATCTGGCCGTTCGGCTGGCTCGTGCCGCTGCAGCAGCCCACGTTGGCCGGGGTCGACGAGGTGAACGGCGTGACGGTCGTGACCTCGCGGGGCTTCGGGACGTCCGGGCCGCCGGTCCGCGTGGGCTCCCCACCGGAGATCGTCGTGCTCACGTTGCGCAGCGCCCCCGCGG
The nucleotide sequence above comes from Nocardioides massiliensis. Encoded proteins:
- the thrS gene encoding threonine--tRNA ligase; translated protein: MSQLTVTVIRPDERTEQTVETGTKAWQLFADEPEVIAARVSTRSTDDEPALRDLSHELSEGDLVEPVAIDSADGRDILRHSCAHVLAQAVQDLFPEAKLGIGPPITDGFYYDFDVETPFTPADLEKLESRMRKIIKENQRFSRRVVGDDEARVELAEEPYKLELIGLKGGASTSSTTQDFEGANVEVGAGELTIYDNLDRKGEVAWKDLCRGPHLPTTRRIPAFKLMRSAAAYWRGDEKNKQLQRVYGTAWESKEALDDYLHRIEEAERRDHRKLGRDLDLFSFPDEIGSGLPVFHPKGGVIKRAMEDYVRERHIQEGFEYVGTPHIAKEGLFHTSGHLPYYGEGMYPALDVDGMEYRLKAMNCPMHNLIYRSRQRSYRELPLRLFEFGHVYRHEKSGVIHGLTRVRGFAQDDSHSYCTPEQAPDEVAHLLNFMLSLLRDFGIDDFYLELSTRDASKDKFIGSDEDWAVATQVLEDVARATGLELVPDPGGAAYYGPKISVQARDAIGRTWQMGTVQYDFNQPSADRFNLEYVAADGTRQQPVMIHSAKFGSIERFMGVLVEHYAGAFPPWLAPVQVQGIPIAERHNDYLLDLARRMKAEGLRADVDLSDDRMQKKIRNAQLQKVPFMLIAGDDDVEAGAVSFRYRDGRQDNGVPVDEAIRRVAEAVASRSQV
- a CDS encoding HIT family protein, translating into MRGERQGQSQTGVGEPDGLDRLWTPHRMAYVRGDLAADPGSSPEPTEEPGCPFCRIAAATDPDGDLVVARGSSAFVVLNLYPYNPGHLMVLPYRHVADYTELDEDETREVAELTKQAIRTIRSVSNPHAFNVGINLGAAAGGSLAAHLHQHVVPRWSGDANFMTVTGNTKTLPQLLSDTQELLRSAWSRP
- a CDS encoding N(5)-(carboxyethyl)ornithine synthase, which codes for MENERRLPLHPAHLGRIDADLRAAMLLEEGYGEPFGIPDHELAPLVGGVLPRPALLEAADVVLLPKPQHEDFEALRPGQVLWGWPHCVQDPIATQIAIDRRLTLIAFEAMNHWDARGGFGLHVFHKNNELAGYCSVLHALALTGTTGTYGRPLSAVVIGFGATARGAITALNAHGVHDVQVLTTRQVGAVGSPIHSVRIKHFAHEPDAPFGTIVSTAAGPAPVAQVLAAADVVVNCTLQDTDQPLTYLDESDLPAFRRGSLVIDVSCDEGMGFSWARPTSFDEPMFTVGDGIGYYAVDHTPSYLWASATWELSEALMPFLRTVLGGPQAWAGDQTVARAIEIRDGVVVNPAILSFQQRAAEHPHRLRGATTHS
- the pgsA gene encoding phosphatidylinositol phosphate synthase, whose protein sequence is MLERFRGFWTKLLSPIAHLLMRLGVSPDMVTLVGTIGVSAGALVFFPRGDLLIGVLVITAFVFSDLIDGYMARESGTSSRWGAFLDSTLDRIGDAAIFGGLVLYFAGPGDSMPLACLALYCLVMGSVTSYARARAESLGMQAKGGIAERADRLVAVLVLTGLSEIFDLPILIPIVLVALAVASTITVIQRMLIVRRQALADPSLPA
- a CDS encoding phosphatidylinositol mannoside acyltransferase, producing the protein MSLREDLTASAYVAGWRLVRLLPERAAYRLFATIADRVYAGDGPSVQRLRANLGRVVPEAELDAVTHAAVRSYLRYWCESFRLPSWPIDDLVARTRTVREDIVRDALAAGRGAVVALPHMGNWDWAGAWACSEVAPLMTVAERLRPARLYDEFVAYRRKLGMEVLAMGEPDVLDRLAAWVGDGGLVCLLADRDLSRQGVPVTLLGEEARMPGGPARLALRTSAPLIPVTLHYAERTMTVRFHEPVPHDDSPGGDRRMMQDVADAFTAAIGEHPVDWHMMQRVFAADLDPDRDPRHDPDRDTHHGQG
- a CDS encoding glycosyltransferase family 4 protein is translated as MRIGIVCPYSFETFGGVQIHVLDLAEALMARGHEVAVLAPAEDDTPLPDFVTSAGGAVPIPYNGSVGRLAFGPVAVARVRRWLREQDLDVLHVHEPGTPSVSLLAVASAEVPVVATFHTSQVRSRAMSAASALLRPFMEKIDARIAVSEHARSTLVQHQGGEPVVIPNGVDVGRYVAACGRDEWRGDPTLAFVGRLDEERKGFAVLAQAWPRICRAHPGARLLVVGAGDVDQARELLGEHAAAVEFLGRVDDPAKADALATADLYVAPNTRGESFGIVLVEAMAAGACVLASDIPAFRSVLQDGELGAHFANRDAHDLADQAIALLGDPDRRAALVAASQVAVRRYDWSTVAAEILEVYETVVQG
- the pdxS gene encoding pyridoxal 5'-phosphate synthase lyase subunit PdxS; translation: MSTDTAPTTPTTGTEGVKRGMAEMLKGGVIMDVVTAEQAKIAEDAGAVAVMALERVPADIRAQGGVSRMSDPDMIDSIIEAVSIPVMAKARIGHFAEAQVLQSLGVDYIDESEVLTPADYANHIDKWAFTVPFVCGATNLGEALRRITEGAAMIRSKGEAGTGDVSNAVTHMRTIRAEIRRLQAMERDELFVAAKELQAPYALVREVAEIGKLPVVLFTAGGIATPADAAMMMQLGAEGVFVGSGIFKSGNPAQRAEAIVKATTFYDDPDVVAKVSRGLGEAMVGINVEELPQPHRLSERGW
- a CDS encoding type II toxin-antitoxin system PemK/MazF family toxin, with amino-acid sequence MLTPGDVVALDLGSPAGSEAGLRRPAVVITAEQVLRGGPNVVQVVPLTRTIRDSGSEIVVEPDEHNGLAAVSAAQCQHIRSIATARVRARIGNVGPVVLQQIRVTVTIIIDG
- a CDS encoding metallophosphoesterase, producing the protein MRAAGELLRTALGVLALLLLLATIVAWARWLHRRLTVHAGAPRWVRIVSLVVVAGGLVLFGVANVAYRFLDPEPWRPVIVVGLTWLAVAWYLTLGCALVAVPARVLRLSGRLAARRRWLRVSTVAVVVATVAVTAYGAVVAARPGVVAYDVEIAGLPAGWDGTRVVLVTDLHVGAVHGQGWTRRMADLVAAQDPELVVLAGDLVDGWEVHTGPLLAPIADLDAPLGAFAVSGNHEVESGDGAAYLDRFEEVGLTVLRNDAVRIERGGDKLVVAGVHDATGTGALAPDADAALAGVEAEDFVIFVAHQPLQVPGGDRVDLQLSGHTHGGQIWPFGWLVPLQQPTLAGVDEVNGVTVVTSRGFGTSGPPVRVGSPPEIVVLTLRSAPAAVE